The following DNA comes from Pongo pygmaeus isolate AG05252 chromosome 9, NHGRI_mPonPyg2-v2.0_pri, whole genome shotgun sequence.
gaaatacagaGCTGTTCTGAGCAGAAGAAGGAACTTGACTGAGTTAAGGAGCACAATTTGAAAACCAGTCTCTTATAAGAGACCATGTATTTACCTGAAAAAGTATAAAGTAATTAATATTTGCTCAAATACAAAACAGTCCAGGAAAACAGCACAGAAGCAGGAATTTAAGACACAGAAGTTAGAGTCAGACCTCCTGAATAGTAGAAACCTCTCTTTAtacccatctgtaaaatataGATACTAACAGAACCTCCACCTCAAAGGACTCTTACAAGGATTAATTGAGCAAATCCAGTGAAGCAGTTAAAACAGTGCCTGGGTTATAGTGAAGGCGACTTTAGTGACTATTAAATGAATAAGCCTCTTGCACAACATCAAGATATGTTAGTAGAATAAACTGCCATCCTTCTCCATGTGTCTAACTGAATACTACGGTGTGTTGGCCATGGCTCTGGCATAACTTGAATCAAGGTATTCTCATGTTCACTAGTTGTACCACgggtttgttctgttttgttttcttcttcttggttTTGTGCATGTCAAAGACAGGGTCTGCATACATTTTCATCTTCAGTCCCAGCACAAGCGACTTTTAAATGTAGGATCAATACATGTATCTGAAGTGAATAAATTAGTGAATCAAATCATCTTTGCAGCAGGTAGAAAGTTAATCATCTAGTTCATTTAGAACTGTATCAAAATACTTCAATATATTCTGGAAAGAGAAGCAAGACATATACCAAAGGAGAAAAGTACAAAAAGGGTTTACTCAAGTAATAGTGTAAATAGTAATTCCTAGATGTAATGATTTTTCATATTATGAAATATTAAGCAGTGGTTAAAAAAACAAGTTAGAACTACATATATGAACAATAGAGCTTCAAGTCATTTTTGTATCAAAATAACATGAATGATgcatacattattatatataataccatTTACACATTAACACACCCCAGAGAACATattccacacacacatacacatgggaAAAACTGAGGTAGAGGTATAGAAAAATGGTAGGCAAGGGAACAGATTAGAGGTATTGATCAAAGAGGACTTAAACCTTAttgataacattttcattttttaaaggagatGGATTGTTGTATTACTTGAGTAATTAAAGTACAATGATTCAGTGGCCAGAACAGGAGCAGTTATTAGCACTAGCATGCATGGCTAATACCACTGCTTCTCCTCTGGCTCTTGTAGTGGTATTAAAGTACATGTTCTGAAAGAGTATTAAAAATTTAGGAGCTCTAAATAACCAAATATGAACAGATGAAACCAAATGCTATCTTTTTAACCATTTCTTTTTCAGTACAGTAGAGGTTTATTTCAATGAACCATAATGTAAAGTGGTGCTTAAAACCAGTCTATCATTATCCATGCTAAATATTAAACTGAGAGACCTCAGCTTGAAAAGAAATTGGATATAGAGTTTTGAAATAAGGTCTAGTGAATtaccacatatttatttttagggtAATGTGAAAGCTGCTATAGAGTAGACTCTATTGGAgattaaatgaatataaataagaTTATTGGCAAAATATCTTCTCAGAGCCCAAATATTATTCAAATTCAAATAGATTATAGTGGAAGAGATTGATGGATAATCTGTGCActacaaaagatagagaaagcaTTACAGAGTTCTAAATATAGAACAAATAAATCACAGAAGTTGCTAATGAAAAATTGGATGTTCAATCTATTTCTGATGCTGTGTCAAGGAGAACTATGCTACCAAACCAGTTTTCATTACTAGTCTATGACACCAAGTATACCCAACTTTTGAAAGAAACACTTTATTCATAGAAGTATTtcatttctgtctagtttcctcTGTAGTCTATTTATTGTGATGTCTAGGTCTGAAAAACTTTCCCCATTATCTGACAGAGGGGTCAATTCTCTAGTTGTCCAAACACTGCATAAACGAATCACTTACCACATGTGCAATTAGTCATGTGTACACAAATAGGTAAAATGTCTCTCTCCACCACTACACTATAAACTTCAGTCAACAGCCAGCAAGGTCTCTCTTGTTTTACTGCAGTTTCACCAGTACCTAACATAGTGCCTGGCGCAtggcaggtactcaataaatatatgaactAATGTAATTAAGGTAATTACTTCATGAACaattaatatatgaataaaagaatgaggataggccgggtgcggtggttcacgcctgtaatcccagcactttgggaggctgaggcaggcggatcacgaggtcaggagattgagaccatggtgaaaccccgtctctactaaaaaatacaaaaaattagccgggcatggtggcaggcacccgtagtcccagctacttgggaggctgaggcaggagaatggcgtgaacccgggaggcggagcttgcagtgagcagagatcgcaccactgcactccagcctgggcgacagagtgagactccatctcaaaaaaaaaaaaaaaaaagagtgaggatAATATTGCAATACAATTGAAAATCCTTCAATACCTACTTAGCTTAGTGTCTTCTAAGTAATACATTTCAACTGTATTATAACGTGTTTAATGATATTACATCAAATGTATTCACAACAAATGCTGTCACTGAGTAAAGCATCCAAAGAATAAAAGTGTGGCATTATCAGTTATGACGACTGGATCTTGTAGCAGTTATTTACTGGATGCCTAGTATATTCCTAGCACTGGGCTGGTTATTGTGTACTGGCAAAGATAAGCCATTGAAAAATAGTCCTTTCCTTCATCACACCAGGTTAGTAGTCTGCATCTGTAGGACTGGCAGGTCATTATTACTTTCTCTCTTTGGAAGGCATTAAGTCAATTCCTGACCCTTTCATGGTTCACTCCAAACCTACAAGTCTTGGTAAAGAAATGCAATGGGTTATCCAACCAACTGGTTTTTGGCCAATACTATATCTTAAACAGTTCAATTAGCTTAAAAGAAATCATCTTTCCCAACTCCTTTCTCCCATTTCCTGAGTGGTATCttatttctttatctcttctctcttctgtctcATATCCAGGGAAACCCAGTCATCCAGAATGACTTTATAGGCTTTATCACCTCCCATTCCTAACATGGGAGGGAGGTGAAGAAACTGGCTGTTGGCTCCTGCTTATGTCTTCTTATTGCTGTGCTAAATGTGAAGTTAATATGATCCATCTTTTATATCACACACTTCTCATTACCCCTGCTCTTGCATTCTCCTTTAGGATTCACTTTTACCTTCCTAGATGTTTCATCACTTGGCTCACATCTTTTCTTCTAACCCTCCATTGTTTTTCCTTGACTGCATTTCCTGTTATGAGAAAGGAAGCACAGTGGTCGAGGGCAGGGATTCTGGATTCATAtcacctggatttgaatcctgactTTACCATTTCCTAAGTGTATTAAGACAGCTTAACATCTACaggtcttagtttcctcatttgtaaagtgggagtaataataataataccaacatTATAACAACTAAATAAGTTAAGACCTGCAAAGCACTGAAATAGTCACTGGCACAGAGAAAGCATTTTATAATGCCATCATTTTCATTATCATCCTTGGCAACATTAGTATCCATATTGTTGCCTGTTTACTTTAAACTTCTGGCCATATTGGCATCCACACATAGCACCACCTTGAACCAGCTCATCACGCAGCATTGCTTTATTGAAGATTTTGAACCTGATATAAGTCCTTCTACTTATCTTTCTCATTCCTGAAAACTCCTAGAACCTTCTCTCTATTCTCTTGCCTTAAACTACCGATTCTCCAAATTCACCCAAACACTAGCAATCTAGTTTCTCAACCTTTAACTCTCTCAATTTCCTAATGTGAACATTCAATGCTTAGTCAGTGTAATCTTAATTTCTTCACTCTTCTTTGACTGTTTACACTTAAAGCTCTCCTCAATGCCTAGAGAGCTTATTTGTCCTTTACTAATCAAATGTTCATATCTTCCATGAAGCCTTCTTCATCATTCAAGAATATACATATTCCAGCCCATAACCACCTTGCTCTGTCCAAATACAAACACTCACAAACCACACAGTTCTCAAATACATTACAGAATTGCTTGCTGGGCATTTACTGAGAATCTTTATTTAGATGTTTTATGTGCATATGTTACCTCCCTAACTGTTCCTTGAAAGTAGAAATGTCAATGGAAACTGATAATATGTCAGGCCTTCTTTTACATACTTTACAAGTAtcagctcatttaatctttagaGCAACCCTAAGAAATAGCcactgttatcctcattttatctCAAGGCAGAGAAAAGTGAAGTCAGAGAAAGGGTATCTTTGGCATAAATTGCTGAATGAACTTACTAATGTAGTTCATAATCTTGTTCTAGTTTCATGAATGATTTATCTGCATCAATCTTAAGCAACTCTTTGTAATTGTTGCTAAATAAAGGTGCTTCACTTCTAGTACTCAAGACTATAGGACCATGCCAACAGCCAGAGTCCAACAAACGCTTTCTAAGAGTACATTTGGAAAGACTTCCTCTACAGTTTTGGATGCTATTCTAACAAAATGATGAGAAAGCATTTGTATTTTAGTTAGGGTGCTCTTTGTTCTACATATGCACTTTATGAAATAACTTCTGTGAATCAAACAGTTTATATATCTACTTTTGCATATCATCTCTGATTTACAAGCGCTGCgatgtaaaaatatttaacctATGTTTACTAACAATCAGCTACTAACTAGTTTTGTGACCTTTGGAAACTCATATTTATGTCTTTGAGATTTGCTTATCTTTCAAAAGAAGGAGCTGGGGTAGGACAAATTGGCCTTCAGAGGATTCTAAGGGAGTCATTCACTTATAAAATTATACTATCCTTAGGAGACTTTAAGAATAGAGGAAATCATATTAATGCAGAAGGGAATGTTTCAGAAACCAGAACCAAAGTCAGATAAAAAAGGTAACTCCAATTACCCATTGGAAAACTGACTTTTCCACACAAAGAACTTCCAACTGTAGCTGTAAATAAATTATGTCAATGGGTAAGAGCCACTCTCAGTTGCCCTATTTTCTCAAGTACCACTTTTAACACTGCCTCAATTAGTTTAAAAAGCAATCAAACCCCCTAAAGCTGAATATGTTCAACATCAGTAAAATACATTCATCttttgtgagaaaaaaatcatgttcTAAAAATACACGAAGCAAATATTTGTTATGAAGAACTCCTTTGAAAGCTCCCTTAAAGTGAAATTTCCTATTACCTGCTTTTCTGCTTGTAAGGAGAGGGCTCTTgaaacaaaccaacaacaaaaaaaaaacctcagaacaggaaacaaaaaacTAACATTCAGATCTTTGGTTCCTTGTCTaggtgtgatctcagcactcCAGAGGGAATCCTAAGCTTCATTTTACATAGTTATACAATACATTTATTGCtggtattaaaatatgaaatcttTCAATGTATTTTTATCTTCTAATGTAAAGATGTTTGGCTGCTTAGACTTTAGGtagaaagaaattcaaaaatattttctttgaaagttaAAATCTGAAACACACTATGCAAGTAAATCTGAAATCATTAAGCATGTTAAGTTCACTGAGTTTAAAAACATGAAAGTTTTACCTAAAGCAAAATACTTCTTTAGAAATTATGTTACTGTGATgtccagattttttattttaaactgtttAATCCTGTCCTCTTATACACTTACAAAAATATACTGAACAAAAAGAGAATTCAAAAATTTGTTTAGAATTactattttgtaaatattacataaatattcatgtaGTCAAAAGACAGTATCATGTGGAAAACTGCATCATATATGTTGTGATATATGTTCGTGTATGTACAAATATGTATAcgcatacatgtacatgtgtcaactaccatttttcttttaatcaaaattttaaagtactgcatacatatatatctacataataGATATATAAAAGTACTATTAGAACAAAGCTGTTTCCTGAAAGCTAAGCAGTTAAGGAACAACAGCAGAACTGTCCTCAAGATTTTTATGACTTATGTCTAATACTGAAAGTGTTAGTCAAAGAGTATGCAATTATAGTACCCAACCACATTCAATCTGAGtatcataaataaaaacatattgttaaaatgtcatcatatattttaaattatatggaaATATCaccatttctcagaagaaacaagGAATAACTGAAATCTGTACAATATTAGATGGTCTCCATTTACAATTAAACCAATAATAAAGGATCGGGGAAAGGAGCCTACCTTCCATTGCCCTTTTAAAGAAGACCTTACAGCTCCCACAGGTAAGGACACCATAATGACAGCCTGATGCTTCATCCCCACAGATTAAACAAATCTTCTGAGGTAATGACTCGAAGCTGTATTGTGGGCTCTGGCTGGCTTCTGAATCCGGCCttgaaatgcaaaacaaattactccatttatttttaagtgcacCACTATCTAATACTAAAGGTTTCTTAAACCAGTATTAACAGGGTGaaaggagattttaaaaacagaactcTATATATACACCTGAAAGACATGCAAACTAAACTTGGTAACAGACTACCTGTAACTGGATGCACCACATTTGTAAATGATTAGCCATTCATCAGTAGCACCAATATAAAAGAACAATAATTAGTGTATAACATTATGTCCTAGAAAGCTAAAGTCGgttaaaaagaaatctttctaCAAAACTCTTTATATAGAAACAATTTAGTCTTTGACAAATGAAATCTTATGTCCTTCCTGTCTGTATGCTGGGTCAAAACAAATACGGTTTGGCTTTAAAAGTTCGATGGTactttgctttttggttttgagtttttaaaagacaACCCTGTAATCATTGCTTACTTAAACAAGTATAtgtttgtcattttaaagtattGTCCAATACACTGACGCTGTTTTGCCTATTCACAACATAAGATTCCAAACAGAGCATTctttttttacattccattacttcagTATGCAAATTAGTGTTTTTTAAACCTGTATATAAAAAAAGTTGTAGTGAATCGCAAGCAATAATAAGAAAACGGTGCAATGCAGTGATAGGTGTTTAAATCCACAGTTTAAACATTTCCCACGTGAACTTAATTTTAATCTTGAGATTCTTAAGAAAACTGAGCCATTAAAGTGTTCAAATCCCTAAGATGGTGCTGCTTTCGGTTCTGGCCGGCCACCTCTCAAGTCCCACCCCTCCCGGGGGAACGGTGCCTTAACTCCTCTCCAAGACAGGCACTCCTGGTAAACGTCCTTCTTCTAAGAAAGAAGCATTTCATAAAGCCCCCAACTCGCCGTGCACTTTCTGCCCCACTGGGCTACAGCGGACCTAGTGTGACGCTGCACGTTTTAAATCAGGGTTGGTTCCGCTTCGGAATCTGGAAGATtcggaaagttaaaaaaaaaaaaaaaaaaacagctttcacGGAGGCACGCCCCAAAAATAGTATATTCTGCGCCCACCTTCGTGTCCCCAAAAgagtgaggagaggagggaagaagggaggcaaCTGCCCCTGTGCTGTGTCCCGCTGCCCACCCCCTCCGGCCGCCCGGGGGAGCGCAGCGGTGCGccggggctggggctgagggTTGGCCGCCGCCGCCAACGGAACCGCTACTCCCGGACGCGCTGGGCGCGCCCCGTCCCGGGCCCTCACCTCAGGTAGTTGAGATAGGGCGGGTAGACCTGCGGCAGGCCCTCCTTGAGCACGGCGGCCTGGTAGCCGAGCTGCGGGAGCCCGTTGAGGCCGAGTGCAGGGTAGAGCGCGGGGGCCgccccggcggcggcggcggcggcagagGCGGAGGTGGAGGGCAGGCCGTCCCGCGGGAGCAGGCAGCCGCTCACGCCCGGAGCCTTGCAGGGCGGCGGCGCGAACGGGCCCTGCTGGGGCGGCGCGCCCTGCGCTTTGTACAGGATGCACTCCAGGGTCGACCCCGAGGAGGACGCGGACGAGACTGAGGCACTGGCGGGTGCGGCCGTCACCGCCGCTTCCCCGGCTCTGGTTGGGGGCGCTCGCGGCGGCAGCGGGGGCGGTGGCCCCAACGGGAAATCCGGGAAGGCGGCGGGGTTGGCACCGGCCACAAGGTAGGAACGCGGGGAGCGCGTGGAGGCCTCCgcgccttcctcctcctccttgatCTTTAGAGCGGGCGGCTGGAAGTCGCTATAGAGAGGGTACGCGTCGTCCTTGGGCTCGGCGTCGGGCGGGTACGCGCAGTCGGGGAAGTCGCCGACAGCGACTGGGGTGGACGAGGCAGAGGGTGAACTCCGCGGCGGGGCAAAGGCGCTGGCGGCCCCGGCCCCGCCGTCGTAGCTCTCGTCTTCCAGCAGCTGCCGAGTGCGGGCTGCCAATAAGGCGTGATTGAGAGGCAGGATGGGCACGTGGATGAAATCCATCACCGTGGTGGCCAGCGGGGAGCGCCCGGGCGCCATCGGCGCGTCCTGCTCCACCAGGGCGACCCTGGGCGCTGAGAAGCGGGAATCTTCCTTGGGGACCAGGGCGACGCCTCCTGCGGCCACCCCCGGCGGGACAGCTGCGGCTCCTCCTCCAGCCGCCGCGCCACCCAGAGCCCGAGGTTTGCCCTTCAGAAGCGGACCCGCAGAGTCCTCGGACTCGGAGCCATCCTCCTCCTCAACCTCCACCGCAGCGGGCTGCGGAGACGGCTTCACTGGGGCCCCGGACCAATGAGGGCTCCCAGAGGCCGGGAGCAGCAGCTGCCGGGATGGTGACAGGCCCCGGGGCAGCACCTTATGGGCAGCTGCCGTCCCGGAGCTGTCTCCAGCCTTGCCCCCGGACCGGCTCATGAGCGGGGACAACACCCCCTGGGTAGCGGGGGCAGCCGGTGGATCTTCGGGAAGTTCGGGGCCAAACAGGCACCAAGAGCTGGTGACCTCGCAGGCGGGAGGGCTGGGTTGGCTCTGCCCGGGACCTGAGGGCGCCAACAGAGTGTCCAAGACACTGTCCAGCAGTCCGCTGTCCTTTTCTGGGGGACTAGAACTGCTGCCTCCAGCACCCCTTTTAGCTTCAGCTCTGGAATATGCGCCCTCCACGTCCGACAGCGACTGCTGGTCCTGCGTCTTTTCGTCGGAGGGGTCCTGTCCCTGGCAGGGCCGAGGGAAGAGTAGCCCGTCCAGGGAGATAGGTATGGCCGAAACTTCAGGCAAGGTGTCCGAGGTCTGGCTCCCCGGGAACGGACCTACGGCTGGGCGACACAGCAGTGGGGATCCGACCTCGGGGGAGGGTGGGCCGCCCGCCACGTGGGGAGCCTGGGGACCCTTTGCCTTCAGCTCAGTCATGACGACTGGACTCCCCTTTTCTCCTCCCCCGTCTCCAGGgag
Coding sequences within:
- the PGR gene encoding progesterone receptor isoform X1 → MTELKAKGPQAPHVAGGPPSPEVGSPLLCRPAVGPFPGSQTSDTLPEVSAIPISLDGLLFPRPCQGQDPSDEKTQDQQSLSDVEGAYSRAEAKRGAGGSSSSPPEKDSGLLDSVLDTLLAPSGPGQSQPSPPACEVTSSWCLFGPELPEDPPAAPATQGVLSPLMSRSGGKAGDSSGTAAAHKVLPRGLSPSRQLLLPASGSPHWSGAPVKPSPQPAAVEVEEEDGSESEDSAGPLLKGKPRALGGAAAGGGAAAVPPGVAAGGVALVPKEDSRFSAPRVALVEQDAPMAPGRSPLATTVMDFIHVPILPLNHALLAARTRQLLEDESYDGGAGAASAFAPPRSSPSASSTPVAVGDFPDCAYPPDAEPKDDAYPLYSDFQPPALKIKEEEEGAEASTRSPRSYLVAGANPAAFPDFPLGPPPPLPPRAPPTRAGEAAVTAAPASASVSSASSSGSTLECILYKAQGAPPQQGPFAPPPCKAPGVSGCLLPRDGLPSTSASAAAAAAGAAPALYPALGLNGLPQLGYQAAVLKEGLPQVYPPYLNYLRPDSEASQSPQYSFESLPQKICLICGDEASGCHYGVLTCGSCKVFFKRAMEGQHNYLCAGRNDCIVDKIRRKNCPACRLRKCCQAGMVLGGRKFKKFNKVRVVRALDAVALPQPVGIPNESQALSQRFTFSPGQDIQLIPPLINLLMSIEPDVIYAGHDNTKPDTSSSLLTSLNQLGERQLLSVVKWSKSLPGFRNLHIDDQITLIQYSWMSLMVFGLGWRSYKHVSGQMLYFAPDLILNEQRMKESSFYSLCLTMWQIPQEFVKLQVSQEEFLCMKVLLLLNTIPLEGLRSQTQFEEMRSSYIRELIKAIGLRQKGVVSSSQRFYQLTKLLDNLHDLVKQLHLYCLNTFIQSRALSVEFPEMMSEVIAAQLPKILAGMVKPLLFHKK
- the PGR gene encoding progesterone receptor isoform X2 — its product is MTELKAKGPQAPHVAGGPPSPEVGSPLLCRPAVGPFPGSQTSDTLPEVSAIPISLDGLLFPRPCQGQDPSDEKTQDQQSLSDVEGAYSRAEAKRGAGGSSSSPPEKDSGLLDSVLDTLLAPSGPGQSQPSPPACEVTSSWCLFGPELPEDPPAAPATQGVLSPLMSRSGGKAGDSSGTAAAHKVLPRGLSPSRQLLLPASGSPHWSGAPVKPSPQPAAVEVEEEDGSESEDSAGPLLKGKPRALGGAAAGGGAAAVPPGVAAGGVALVPKEDSRFSAPRVALVEQDAPMAPGRSPLATTVMDFIHVPILPLNHALLAARTRQLLEDESYDGGAGAASAFAPPRSSPSASSTPVAVGDFPDCAYPPDAEPKDDAYPLYSDFQPPALKIKEEEEGAEASTRSPRSYLVAGANPAAFPDFPLGPPPPLPPRAPPTRAGEAAVTAAPASASVSSASSSGSTLECILYKAQGAPPQQGPFAPPPCKAPGVSGCLLPRDGLPSTSASAAAAAAGAAPALYPALGLNGLPQLGYQAAVLKEGLPQVYPPYLNYLRPDSEASQSPQYSFESLPQKICLICGDEASGCHYGVLTCGSCKVFFKRAMEGQHNYLCAGRNDCIVDKIRRKNCPACRLRKCCQAGMVLGGRKFKKFNKVRVVRALDAVALPQPVGIPNESQALSQRFTFSPGQDIQLIPPLINLLMSIEPDVIYAGHDNTKPDTSSSLLTSLNQLGERQLLSVVKWSKSLPGFRNLHIDDQITLIQYSWMSLMVFGLGWRSYKHVSGQMLYFAPDLILNESHRSLSSFKLAKKSSSV